The following coding sequences are from one Malaciobacter pacificus window:
- a CDS encoding cation diffusion facilitator family transporter, whose product MTLQKKATVISSTVAALLTLMKLAIGIASGSVAVLASAVDSVLDMFVSIFNYFAISNSEKPADKEFNYGRGKIEALASIIEGTIITISGLFLLYQAVDKAINGEVSQYVDISIIVMIISLIITISLVIFLNKVAKKTNSMVIRADALHYKTDVYSNAAVLISLVLVSFTGIELIDVFVGGGIALYIIYSAYELIHDGVLVLLDRAVDEEIVNEIKNIINNSEKVNAHHLLKTREAGHQTFVEVHLVFDCIITLMDAHRVSDKIEEKIKKLDTNRDWIINIHMDPYDDFMINDAH is encoded by the coding sequence ATGACTCTTCAAAAAAAAGCAACGGTTATTTCTTCAACCGTTGCAGCATTACTTACACTTATGAAACTTGCAATTGGTATTGCTAGTGGTTCTGTTGCTGTTTTAGCATCTGCTGTTGATTCAGTCTTAGATATGTTTGTATCAATCTTTAACTATTTTGCAATTTCTAATTCTGAAAAACCTGCTGATAAAGAGTTTAACTATGGAAGAGGAAAAATTGAAGCACTAGCTTCTATTATTGAAGGTACAATTATTACTATTTCAGGGCTTTTCTTATTGTATCAAGCAGTTGATAAAGCAATAAATGGGGAAGTTTCGCAGTACGTTGATATTTCAATTATTGTTATGATTATTTCACTTATTATTACTATTTCTTTAGTTATATTCTTAAATAAAGTTGCTAAAAAAACAAACTCTATGGTTATTAGAGCTGATGCACTACATTATAAAACAGATGTATATTCAAATGCTGCTGTTTTAATATCATTAGTTTTAGTTAGCTTTACAGGAATTGAACTAATTGATGTGTTTGTTGGTGGAGGAATAGCTTTATATATTATCTATTCAGCTTATGAATTAATTCATGATGGAGTTTTAGTTTTATTAGATAGAGCAGTTGATGAAGAAATAGTAAATGAAATCAAAAATATTATCAACAATAGTGAAAAAGTGAATGCTCATCATTTACTTAAAACAAGAGAAGCTGGACATCAAACTTTTGTTGAAGTGCACTTAGTATTTGATTGTATTATAACTTTAATGGATGCTCATAGGGTAAGTGATAAGATTGAAGAAAAGATCAAAAAATTAGATACTAATAGAGATTGGATTATTAACATTCATATGGATCCATATGATGACTTTATGATCAATGATGCACACTAA
- a CDS encoding HD domain-containing phosphohydrolase, giving the protein MNYIKILGASGSKAKGHNTTSFQVFKDIVVDAGNIINALGDEAQYINHIFITHSHADHISDLPFVIESFFSKRTQPLIIYGLEETINVLKEHSFNNKVWPDFTKINLPNTNEPSLILKTITLEEEIILDEYSIKAIDANHIEGSCGYLIKKSNKSFIISGDTYLNKKLIDIINEDRTIKSLLIECSFPNELEQLANLTKHLTPKLIKQKLKDLKRNDLSIFYYHLKPVYEKQLKKEIKELGLLNFNGKILKEGDLIHVDSGKIEHDLISEDKLSEIMKINLMFSSEHNKNKLLDSILTLIRKFTNAEAGTLYITSKDEQKLDFKVVQNDKLNIKLGGLNKKLQWPSLPIYLDNGEINNSMVAVMSYHQKKIINIPNAYNNKKYNFESTRNFDKKTGYKSESMLVIPLINHENDVIGVLQLINKKVGNKTKEFNKFDEKVLKSLASQAAMALTNTQLIIGLEDLLNSFVTTIAKAIDAKSPYTSEHIQKVEKIAILLAKAIDKDDTIYKNINYSKNDYKQIALAAWMHDIGKISMPEHIIDKSTKLEKIFDRIEVIEQRLKIEQKNKEIEYLKNLITQDEFEEFSTMIEEYVSFLKRINIGAEFMDTKDEAKLFEIYEKNFLTQDEFYNLSIKKGTLTKEEKDIINNHAQLSLDMISELPFPKKYKDVLNIACNHHEKLDGTGYPRGLSEKEISLEDRIMILADIFEALTANNRPYKEAMKLSKVKDILFTLANKGEIDKELIEFFFNNEILKKYSKDELDKKQIDIEL; this is encoded by the coding sequence TTGAACTATATAAAAATACTAGGCGCAAGCGGTAGCAAAGCAAAAGGCCATAATACAACATCTTTTCAAGTATTTAAAGACATTGTAGTTGATGCAGGAAATATAATAAACGCTTTAGGCGATGAGGCTCAATATATAAACCATATATTTATAACTCACTCCCATGCTGACCATATTTCTGATTTACCTTTTGTAATTGAGAGTTTCTTTAGTAAAAGAACTCAGCCTTTGATAATCTATGGTTTAGAAGAGACTATAAATGTTTTAAAAGAACACTCTTTTAATAATAAAGTCTGGCCTGATTTTACGAAAATAAATTTACCAAATACAAATGAACCTTCACTAATTTTAAAAACAATTACACTTGAAGAAGAGATTATTTTAGATGAATATAGTATTAAAGCAATAGATGCTAATCACATAGAAGGTTCTTGTGGATATCTTATAAAAAAATCAAACAAAAGTTTTATAATCTCAGGAGATACATATCTAAACAAAAAACTTATTGATATTATAAATGAAGATCGAACTATAAAGTCATTATTAATAGAGTGTTCATTTCCAAATGAACTAGAACAGCTTGCAAACTTAACTAAACATTTAACACCTAAACTGATAAAACAAAAACTAAAAGATTTAAAAAGAAATGATTTATCTATATTTTACTACCATCTAAAGCCTGTATATGAAAAACAATTAAAAAAAGAGATTAAAGAGCTTGGATTATTAAACTTCAATGGAAAAATACTTAAAGAAGGAGATTTAATACATGTAGACTCTGGTAAAATTGAACATGATTTAATATCTGAAGATAAATTATCTGAAATTATGAAAATAAATCTTATGTTTAGCTCAGAACACAATAAAAACAAATTATTGGATTCTATTTTGACTCTAATTAGAAAATTTACTAATGCAGAAGCTGGAACACTATATATAACATCAAAAGATGAACAAAAACTAGATTTTAAAGTTGTACAAAATGATAAACTTAATATAAAGCTAGGTGGTTTAAATAAAAAATTACAATGGCCTTCTTTACCAATTTATTTAGATAATGGTGAGATTAATAATTCTATGGTTGCTGTTATGTCTTATCATCAAAAGAAAATCATAAATATTCCAAATGCATATAATAATAAGAAGTATAATTTTGAGAGCACTAGAAATTTTGATAAAAAAACTGGTTACAAATCAGAATCAATGCTTGTAATTCCATTAATTAATCATGAAAATGATGTAATTGGAGTGCTACAATTAATTAATAAAAAAGTTGGGAATAAAACTAAAGAATTCAATAAATTTGATGAAAAAGTTCTTAAATCTCTTGCTTCTCAAGCGGCAATGGCATTAACAAATACACAACTAATAATTGGTCTTGAAGACTTATTAAATTCATTTGTAACTACGATTGCAAAAGCAATTGATGCAAAATCACCATACACAAGTGAACATATTCAAAAAGTTGAAAAAATAGCAATACTTTTAGCAAAGGCAATTGATAAAGATGACACTATTTATAAAAATATAAATTATAGTAAAAATGACTATAAACAAATAGCTCTTGCTGCTTGGATGCATGATATTGGTAAGATATCTATGCCTGAGCATATTATAGATAAAAGTACGAAACTTGAAAAAATATTTGATAGAATTGAAGTTATCGAACAAAGATTAAAAATCGAGCAAAAAAATAAAGAGATTGAATACTTAAAAAACTTGATTACTCAAGATGAGTTTGAAGAGTTTTCAACAATGATTGAGGAGTATGTATCATTTCTAAAAAGAATTAATATCGGTGCAGAGTTTATGGATACTAAAGATGAAGCAAAACTTTTTGAAATCTATGAAAAAAACTTTTTAACACAAGATGAATTTTATAATCTAAGCATAAAAAAAGGTACATTAACAAAAGAAGAGAAAGATATAATAAACAATCATGCCCAACTATCATTAGATATGATTTCAGAGCTTCCTTTCCCTAAAAAATATAAAGATGTATTAAATATAGCTTGTAATCACCATGAAAAGCTTGATGGGACTGGTTATCCAAGAGGTTTAAGTGAAAAAGAGATCTCTTTAGAAGATAGAATTATGATTTTAGCAGATATATTTGAAGCACTGACAGCAAATAATAGACCATATAAAGAAGCTATGAAACTTTCTAAAGTAAAAGATATTTTATTTACTTTAGCTAATAAAGGTGAAATAGATAAAGAATTAATAGAATTTTTCTTTAATAATGAGATATTAAAAAAATATTCTAAAGATGAATTAGATAAAAAACAGATTGATATAGAATTATAA
- the mdh gene encoding malate dehydrogenase, which yields MINKKVTIIGAGNVGSTLAYTLASKAICSTIILKDIRENIVEAMSLDISQSANAAKSHTIVKAAKTSKDLEGSDIVVITAGVPRKPGMSRNDLLLTNAKIMESVILEVKENSPDAIVIVVSNPLDAMVYSALKSSGFKKEKVIGMAGVLDSARMSHFILDKLGYGAGQIEALVMGGHGDDMVPLPNHSTVAGICIDNILIKKDIDDIVTKTRNGGLQIVKLLETGSAYYAPAHATSLMVESILNNEKKIYPCSVLLEGEYGYENIVGGVPVMLGSNGIEKIIELDLTDEQKVLFEKSINSVKELTEVLENNFF from the coding sequence GTGATTAATAAAAAAGTTACTATTATTGGAGCTGGTAATGTAGGTTCTACATTAGCTTATACACTAGCTAGTAAAGCAATATGCTCAACTATTATACTTAAAGATATTAGAGAAAATATTGTTGAAGCTATGAGTTTAGACATTTCTCAAAGTGCCAATGCTGCAAAATCACACACAATTGTAAAAGCAGCAAAAACTTCAAAGGATTTAGAAGGTAGTGATATAGTTGTAATCACTGCAGGAGTTCCAAGAAAACCTGGAATGAGTAGAAATGATTTACTTTTAACAAATGCAAAAATAATGGAAAGTGTAATCTTAGAAGTAAAGGAAAACTCTCCTGATGCAATAGTAATTGTTGTTTCAAATCCACTAGATGCAATGGTATATAGTGCCCTAAAAAGTTCTGGATTTAAAAAAGAAAAAGTTATAGGTATGGCTGGAGTTTTAGATAGTGCTAGAATGAGCCACTTCATATTAGATAAACTTGGATATGGTGCAGGACAAATTGAAGCTTTAGTTATGGGTGGACATGGAGATGATATGGTTCCACTACCAAATCATTCAACAGTTGCTGGTATTTGTATAGATAATATTTTAATTAAAAAAGATATTGATGATATAGTTACTAAAACGAGAAATGGTGGACTTCAAATAGTTAAACTTCTTGAAACAGGTTCAGCTTACTATGCGCCAGCTCATGCAACATCTTTAATGGTTGAATCAATTTTAAATAATGAAAAGAAAATCTACCCTTGTTCTGTATTACTAGAAGGTGAATATGGTTATGAAAATATTGTGGGAGGAGTTCCTGTGATGTTAGGAAGTAATGGAATCGAAAAAATCATAGAACTAGATTTAACAGATGAACAAAAAGTACTTTTTGAGAAATCGATAAACTCAGTAAAAGAGTTAACTGAGGTTTTAGAAAATAACTTCTTTTAA